The following coding sequences lie in one Variovorax terrae genomic window:
- a CDS encoding (2Fe-2S)-binding protein, whose amino-acid sequence MQVQFKVNGQPASVDVPPNTLLVHALREHLQLTGTHVGCDTAQCGACTILLNGRAIKSCNTLAVQHHGAEITTIEGLAQPDGTMHPMQAAFKECHGLQCGFCTTGMVMSAVDLCNQRPKAGEAEIRELLEGNLCRCTGYQNIVKAVQQGQAAMAAAS is encoded by the coding sequence ATGCAAGTTCAGTTCAAGGTCAACGGCCAGCCCGCGAGCGTTGACGTCCCCCCCAACACGCTGCTGGTGCACGCCCTGCGCGAGCACCTCCAGCTCACCGGCACCCACGTCGGCTGCGACACGGCGCAGTGCGGCGCCTGCACCATCCTGCTGAACGGCCGCGCCATCAAGTCGTGCAACACGCTGGCCGTGCAGCACCACGGCGCCGAGATCACCACCATCGAGGGCCTGGCTCAGCCCGACGGCACCATGCACCCGATGCAGGCCGCGTTCAAGGAATGCCATGGCCTGCAGTGCGGCTTCTGCACCACCGGCATGGTCATGAGCGCGGTGGATCTGTGCAACCAGCGCCCCAAGGCCGGCGAGGCCGAGATCCGCGAGCTGCTCGAAGGCAACCTGTGCCGCTGCACGGGCTACCAGAACATCGTCAAGGCCGTGCAGCAGGGCCAGGCCGCCATGGCCGCGGCCTCCTGA
- a CDS encoding helix-turn-helix domain-containing protein: MKPVPTAFAEQRLQQIEQARETVMQEGRSLTDTLVDAWFERSWIERSWRRCLAQGQRPEQHVAFDVIPAEAMRRTREASHSLVQAAKPVLDRLGRAIASTRYFAILTDAEGTVIDVGGPVDHSDRRAQAIARIGVDLSERSIGTSAISAALTELRPVWLHRGEHFFADTAVYSCAGAPLFGPDGHCVGMLDLTGIEAAERPELQHLVMQSARSIENALTLSRPHSLLVRLNWPGHLLGDEADGLVCLNADGWVTGANQMARQMIAQLVAGTAPLHCSELFAAPHELLFDTARRHGGGAPPPLELPLWSGLRLQALPLRPGQAAPLPRTPPPATADSLPLKDVEIALIRKAVDDARGNVMKAARALGISRATVYRKLGRQPPR, encoded by the coding sequence ATGAAACCGGTACCGACCGCCTTCGCGGAGCAACGACTGCAGCAGATCGAGCAGGCCCGCGAGACTGTGATGCAGGAAGGGCGTTCGCTCACCGACACCCTGGTGGACGCCTGGTTCGAGCGCTCCTGGATCGAGCGCTCCTGGCGCCGCTGCCTGGCCCAGGGCCAGCGCCCCGAGCAGCATGTGGCGTTCGACGTGATTCCCGCCGAGGCGATGCGCCGCACCCGCGAGGCCAGCCATTCGCTGGTGCAGGCGGCCAAGCCGGTGCTGGACCGGCTGGGCCGCGCCATCGCCAGCACGCGCTACTTCGCCATCCTGACCGACGCCGAGGGCACCGTGATCGACGTGGGCGGGCCCGTCGATCACTCCGACCGGCGCGCCCAGGCCATCGCCCGCATCGGCGTCGACCTCTCCGAGCGCAGCATCGGCACCTCGGCCATCAGCGCCGCCCTCACCGAGCTGCGGCCGGTGTGGCTGCACCGCGGCGAGCACTTCTTTGCCGACACCGCGGTCTACAGCTGCGCCGGCGCCCCGCTGTTCGGCCCCGACGGCCACTGCGTGGGCATGCTCGACCTCACCGGCATCGAGGCCGCGGAGCGCCCCGAGCTCCAGCACCTGGTCATGCAATCGGCGCGCAGCATCGAGAACGCGCTCACGCTCAGCCGGCCGCACAGCCTGCTGGTGCGCCTGAACTGGCCCGGCCACCTGCTGGGCGACGAGGCCGATGGCCTGGTCTGCCTCAATGCCGACGGCTGGGTCACCGGCGCCAACCAGATGGCGCGGCAGATGATCGCCCAGCTCGTCGCCGGCACCGCCCCGCTGCATTGCAGCGAGCTGTTCGCCGCGCCGCACGAGCTACTGTTCGATACCGCGCGGCGCCACGGCGGCGGCGCGCCGCCGCCGCTGGAGCTGCCGCTGTGGTCCGGCCTGCGGCTGCAGGCCCTGCCGCTGCGCCCGGGACAGGCCGCTCCGCTGCCGCGCACGCCACCCCCCGCCACCGCCGACAGCCTGCCGCTCAAGGACGTGGAGATCGCGTTGATCCGCAAGGCCGTGGACGATGCCCGCGGCAACGTGATGAAGGCCGCCCGCGCCCTGGGCATCAGCCGGGCCACCGTCTACCGCAAGCTGGGCCGCCAGCCGCCGCGCTGA
- a CDS encoding dienelactone hydrolase family protein → MLLPRFRPLLAIAAMVLALRPGLAATDVETVTLRAASPAATPSVAGDDIKAYFAKPRGPGPFGAVVALHGCGGMSPRFLQEMTDRLTAWGYAVLVIDSFAYQDVKSACGADRARSRADQRPADAVSGLRYLATRADVDPKRVALLGYSQGAWVALELAQSRATPAFALPPPLRFKAAAAYYPDCRAYFSEVDMPTLIMTGERDDWTPASRCQQMLERRAGRGAPLELVVYPDAHHGFDWIDLQPPRRVAGYLMAYQPEAARQSIDRLRAFLAQHIGP, encoded by the coding sequence ATGCTGCTTCCCCGCTTCCGGCCGCTGCTGGCCATTGCCGCCATGGTGCTGGCCCTGCGGCCGGGCCTCGCCGCCACCGATGTCGAGACCGTGACCCTGCGAGCGGCCTCGCCAGCCGCCACGCCCTCGGTGGCCGGCGACGACATCAAGGCCTACTTCGCCAAACCGCGGGGCCCCGGCCCGTTCGGCGCCGTCGTGGCCCTGCACGGCTGCGGCGGCATGTCGCCGCGCTTCCTGCAGGAGATGACCGACCGCCTCACGGCCTGGGGCTACGCGGTGCTGGTGATCGACAGCTTTGCCTACCAGGACGTCAAGTCCGCCTGCGGCGCCGACCGCGCCCGCAGCCGTGCCGACCAGCGCCCCGCCGATGCCGTGAGCGGCCTGCGCTACCTGGCGACGCGGGCCGACGTGGACCCCAAGCGCGTTGCGCTGCTGGGCTATTCGCAAGGCGCCTGGGTTGCGCTGGAGCTGGCGCAGTCGCGCGCGACACCCGCGTTCGCGCTTCCTCCGCCGCTGCGCTTCAAGGCCGCTGCCGCCTACTACCCCGATTGCCGGGCCTATTTCAGCGAAGTCGACATGCCCACCCTGATCATGACCGGCGAGCGCGACGACTGGACGCCGGCCAGCCGCTGCCAGCAGATGCTGGAGCGCCGCGCCGGCCGCGGCGCGCCGCTGGAACTGGTGGTCTACCCCGACGCCCACCATGGCTTCGACTGGATCGACCTGCAGCCGCCGCGGCGCGTCGCCGGCTACCTGATGGCCTACCAGCCCGAGGCGGCCAGGCAGTCGATCGACCGGCTGCGCGCGTTCCTGGCGCAGCACATCGGCCCCTGA
- a CDS encoding nuclear transport factor 2 family protein, translated as MTIPAFDATTVAEHYITAWNETDAARREALLAASWTDDATYVDPLMQGRGREQISALIGAVHARYPGFRFVRDGQADGHGEHLRFSWTLGPQAQPDLIKGTNYARLSGRRLQAVTGFLDRVPAGA; from the coding sequence ATGACCATCCCCGCCTTCGATGCCACCACCGTGGCCGAACACTACATCACCGCCTGGAACGAGACCGATGCCGCACGCCGCGAAGCGCTGCTGGCGGCAAGCTGGACCGATGACGCGACCTACGTGGACCCGCTGATGCAGGGCCGCGGCCGCGAGCAGATCAGCGCGCTGATCGGCGCCGTGCACGCGCGCTACCCGGGCTTTCGCTTTGTGCGCGATGGCCAGGCCGACGGCCACGGCGAGCACCTGCGTTTCTCGTGGACGCTGGGGCCGCAGGCCCAGCCCGACCTGATCAAGGGCACCAACTATGCGCGGCTGTCGGGCAGGCGCCTGCAGGCCGTCACGGGCTTTCTGGACCGGGTGCCGGCCGGCGCGTGA
- a CDS encoding substrate-binding domain-containing protein, which translates to MNLVASAPVAAQSITMASTTSTEQSGLFGHLLPEFRKASGIDIKVVAVGTGQAIDMARRGDADVLFVHDQAAEEKFVAEGGAVKRYPVMYNDFVLVGPKADPAGARGSDIVEALRKLAAANGAFISRGDKSGTHAAELRYWAQAGLADRKGGGYKECGCGMGPALNIGSSANAYVLTDRGTWLSFKNRGDLVILVEGDKRLFNQYGVMVVNPAKFPHVKAAEAQKFVDWVISPAGQGAIAAYKIGGEQLFFPNAGSQ; encoded by the coding sequence ATGAATTTGGTAGCGTCCGCGCCGGTGGCGGCACAGTCCATCACCATGGCTTCGACCACCTCGACCGAGCAGTCGGGCCTGTTCGGGCACCTGCTGCCCGAGTTCAGGAAGGCCAGCGGCATCGACATCAAGGTGGTGGCCGTGGGCACCGGCCAGGCCATCGACATGGCGCGCCGCGGCGACGCCGACGTGCTGTTCGTGCACGACCAGGCGGCCGAGGAGAAATTCGTGGCCGAGGGCGGCGCGGTCAAACGCTATCCGGTGATGTACAACGACTTCGTGCTGGTCGGCCCCAAGGCCGATCCGGCCGGCGCGCGCGGCAGCGACATCGTGGAGGCGCTCAGGAAGCTGGCCGCCGCCAACGGTGCCTTCATTTCGCGCGGCGACAAGAGCGGCACGCACGCGGCCGAGCTGCGCTACTGGGCCCAGGCCGGCCTGGCGGACAGGAAGGGCGGCGGCTACAAGGAATGCGGTTGCGGCATGGGGCCGGCGCTGAACATCGGCTCGTCGGCCAACGCCTACGTGCTGACCGACCGCGGCACCTGGCTGAGCTTCAAGAACCGAGGTGACCTCGTGATCCTGGTGGAAGGCGACAAGCGGCTGTTCAACCAGTACGGCGTGATGGTGGTCAACCCCGCGAAGTTTCCGCACGTGAAAGCGGCCGAAGCCCAGAAGTTCGTGGACTGGGTGATTTCACCGGCCGGGCAGGGCGCGATCGCGGCCTACAAGATCGGCGGCGAGCAACTGTTCTTTCCCAACGCCGGCAGCCAGTGA
- a CDS encoding phosphate ABC transporter ATP-binding protein, whose amino-acid sequence MSGLVQLSAVGVRFGRLQALQDISLKVSAGERLALIGANGSGKSTLLRVLHGLVRPDSGSVLRDVAARQAMLFQRPHMLRASALANVALGLWLQQGLRWREARRQALRALERVGLAEEAQRNARALSGGQQQRLALARAWAVRPDMLLLDEPTASLDPHAKREVEALMAEFARPGELGGAMTLVFASHNLGQVKRLATRVVYLEHGRVLADLPVHEFFNGPTLGAVSREADLFVKGELA is encoded by the coding sequence GTGAGCGGCCTGGTGCAGCTCAGCGCGGTGGGCGTGCGCTTCGGCCGCCTGCAGGCGCTGCAGGACATCAGCCTCAAGGTGTCGGCGGGTGAGCGGCTGGCGCTGATCGGCGCCAACGGCAGCGGCAAGAGCACGCTGCTGCGCGTGCTCCACGGCCTGGTCCGGCCCGACAGCGGCTCGGTGCTGCGCGACGTGGCGGCGCGCCAGGCCATGCTGTTCCAGCGGCCGCACATGCTGCGCGCCAGCGCGCTGGCCAATGTGGCACTGGGCCTGTGGTTGCAGCAGGGCCTGCGCTGGCGCGAGGCGCGGCGCCAGGCGCTGCGGGCGCTCGAGCGCGTGGGCCTGGCCGAGGAGGCGCAGCGCAACGCGCGCGCGCTGTCGGGCGGCCAGCAGCAGCGGCTGGCGCTGGCGCGGGCCTGGGCCGTGCGGCCCGACATGCTGCTGCTCGACGAGCCCACGGCCAGCCTGGACCCGCATGCCAAGCGCGAGGTCGAGGCGCTGATGGCCGAGTTCGCCCGGCCGGGCGAGCTTGGCGGCGCGATGACGCTGGTGTTCGCCAGCCACAACCTCGGCCAGGTCAAGCGCCTGGCCACGCGCGTGGTGTACCTGGAGCACGGGCGGGTGCTGGCCGATTTGCCCGTGCATGAGTTTTTCAACGGTCCGACGCTGGGCGCCGTCTCGCGCGAGGCCGATCTGTTCGTCAAAGGAGAGCTGGCATGA
- a CDS encoding ABC transporter permease → MNSFAESAATALALITSLDAGLWAIVARSLQVSALACALACGLGVLLGGWLAVARFAGRGAVLALLNTLLALPSVVVGLVVYLLLSRSGPLGFLGWLFSFKAMVLAQAVLVLPVVTALVRQTIEDADRAHGEQLQSLGAGALLRSLLLAWDERYALLTVLIAAFGRAVSEVGAVMIVGGNIDGFTRVMTTAIALETSKGDLPLALALGLVLLGVVLGLNVLIALIGRWRESALDGRPLMRAAAA, encoded by the coding sequence ATGAATTCCTTTGCCGAGAGCGCGGCCACCGCGCTGGCCCTCATCACCTCGCTGGACGCCGGCCTGTGGGCCATCGTGGCGCGCTCGCTGCAGGTCAGCGCGCTGGCCTGTGCGCTGGCCTGCGGCCTGGGCGTGCTGCTGGGCGGCTGGCTCGCGGTGGCGCGCTTTGCCGGGCGCGGCGCGGTGCTGGCGCTGCTCAACACGCTGTTGGCCCTGCCCTCGGTGGTGGTGGGGCTGGTGGTCTACCTGCTGCTGTCGCGCAGCGGCCCGCTCGGCTTCCTGGGCTGGCTGTTTTCCTTCAAGGCCATGGTGCTGGCGCAGGCCGTGCTGGTGCTGCCGGTGGTGACGGCGCTGGTGCGCCAGACGATCGAGGACGCCGACCGCGCCCATGGCGAGCAATTGCAATCGCTGGGCGCGGGCGCGCTGCTGCGCAGCCTGCTGCTGGCCTGGGACGAGCGCTACGCGCTGCTCACGGTGCTGATCGCCGCTTTCGGCCGCGCCGTGTCGGAGGTGGGCGCGGTGATGATCGTGGGCGGCAACATCGACGGCTTCACGCGCGTGATGACCACCGCCATCGCGCTGGAAACCAGCAAGGGCGACCTGCCGCTGGCGCTGGCGCTCGGGCTGGTGCTGCTGGGCGTGGTGCTGGGGCTCAACGTGCTGATCGCATTGATCGGCCGCTGGCGCGAAAGCGCCCTGGACGGCCGGCCCCTGATGCGGGCGGCCGCGGCATGA
- a CDS encoding substrate-binding domain-containing protein: MHKVQLNYSLARDNDANLIRNPLLDLLQAVAAGGSISAAARALSLSYRHVWGELKRWEQELGHELIVWEKGQSARLTEFGAKLLWAERQAQARLAPQIESLRADLERVFAVAFDDGAHVLGLYASHDDGLAALRGYAAQHARLHLDIRFTGSVDAISALNEGRCEMAGFHTLEQPGPGTLAARTYKPLLEPGLHKIIGYARRTQGLMTAPANPHGIASLADLARPGVRFVNRDLGTGTRVLLDEMLAQQGLPGDRIAGYQRTEPSHAAVAQAVASGQADAGLGTEAAAVARGLHFVPLVQERYHLVCLKSMLEQPATQALTRLLRSPAWQQQLARVAGYAPAQCGEVLSLSKLLPWWDFRPKKRP; this comes from the coding sequence GTGCATAAGGTCCAGCTCAACTATTCGCTGGCCCGCGACAACGATGCCAACCTGATCCGCAACCCGCTGCTCGACCTGCTTCAGGCGGTAGCCGCCGGGGGCTCGATCTCGGCCGCGGCGCGCGCGCTGTCGCTGTCCTACCGCCATGTGTGGGGCGAGCTCAAGCGCTGGGAGCAGGAGCTTGGCCACGAGCTGATCGTCTGGGAAAAAGGCCAATCGGCCCGGCTCACCGAATTCGGGGCCAAGCTGCTGTGGGCCGAGCGCCAGGCGCAGGCGCGGCTGGCACCGCAGATCGAATCGCTGCGCGCCGACCTGGAGCGCGTCTTCGCCGTGGCGTTCGACGACGGGGCCCATGTGCTGGGCCTGTACGCCAGCCATGACGACGGCCTGGCCGCGCTGCGCGGCTACGCGGCCCAGCACGCCCGGCTGCACCTGGACATCCGCTTCACAGGCAGCGTGGACGCGATCAGCGCGCTCAACGAGGGCCGCTGCGAAATGGCGGGCTTTCACACGCTGGAGCAGCCCGGGCCCGGCACGCTGGCCGCGCGCACCTACAAGCCGCTGCTCGAACCGGGCCTGCACAAGATCATCGGCTACGCCCGGCGCACCCAGGGCCTGATGACGGCGCCGGCCAACCCGCATGGCATCGCGTCGCTGGCGGACCTGGCCCGGCCCGGCGTGCGCTTCGTCAACCGCGACCTGGGCACCGGCACGCGCGTGCTGCTCGACGAGATGCTGGCGCAGCAAGGGCTGCCGGGCGACCGCATCGCGGGCTACCAGCGCACCGAGCCCTCGCACGCCGCGGTGGCGCAGGCCGTGGCCAGCGGCCAGGCCGATGCGGGCCTGGGCACCGAGGCCGCGGCGGTGGCGCGGGGCCTGCATTTCGTGCCGCTGGTGCAGGAGCGCTACCACCTGGTGTGCCTCAAGTCGATGCTGGAGCAACCCGCCACGCAGGCCCTGACGCGCCTGCTGCGCAGCCCGGCCTGGCAGCAGCAACTGGCCCGCGTGGCCGGCTATGCGCCGGCGCAGTGCGGCGAAGTGCTGTCGCTGAGCAAATTGCTGCCCTGGTGGGATTTCAGGCCCAAAAAGAGGCCATAG
- the senA gene encoding selenoneine synthase SenA translates to MPSVSPSVTPADIDSPDMRHAGRDLLSLALMDARNHTLHLLGQYESALAQTRFAVPVLPEVEPPLWLAGHVGWFAEFWIGRNTQRALGPRCGPEPTRLASIEPEADRWWNPALLPHAQRWMPALPGLDATRAYMLETLEGTLELLEKTPDGDDALYFYRLALFHEDLRGEQLVAMAQTLGLPLPLGLPGAVAPREPLPMPATRWLLGSPAGGFVFDNEKWTHEVAVPEFEIDAQPVSWAQFVEFVDDGGYDRPELWQPEGWQWLQDKAGSEGRRGPRHVEQIGVASGAVLQTHFGQAVRMAGSQPAMHLSWWEAEAWARWAGRRLATEVEWEIAAHTAVRRGFRWGDVQEWMAGTLRPWPGFSPDPWAAYSQPWFGQARVLRGASFAARARMKHPKFRGFALPGRDDGFVGFRTCAL, encoded by the coding sequence ATGCCCTCGGTTTCCCCTTCCGTCACGCCCGCCGACATCGATTCGCCCGACATGCGCCATGCCGGGCGCGACCTGCTGTCGCTGGCGCTGATGGACGCGCGCAACCACACGCTGCACCTGCTGGGCCAGTACGAAAGCGCCCTGGCGCAGACCCGCTTCGCCGTGCCCGTGCTGCCCGAGGTCGAGCCGCCGCTGTGGCTGGCCGGCCACGTGGGCTGGTTTGCCGAGTTCTGGATCGGCCGCAACACCCAGCGCGCGCTGGGGCCGCGCTGCGGCCCCGAGCCGACCCGGCTGGCTTCCATCGAGCCGGAGGCCGACCGCTGGTGGAACCCGGCCCTGCTGCCGCATGCGCAGCGCTGGATGCCGGCATTGCCCGGCCTCGACGCCACCCGCGCCTACATGCTGGAAACACTCGAGGGCACGCTCGAGCTGCTGGAGAAAACCCCCGACGGCGACGACGCGCTGTACTTCTACCGGCTGGCGCTGTTCCATGAAGACCTGCGCGGCGAGCAGCTGGTGGCGATGGCGCAGACGCTGGGCCTGCCGCTGCCCCTGGGCCTGCCCGGTGCCGTGGCGCCGCGCGAGCCGCTGCCGATGCCTGCCACGCGCTGGCTGCTGGGCTCGCCGGCGGGCGGCTTCGTGTTCGACAACGAAAAGTGGACGCACGAAGTGGCGGTGCCCGAGTTCGAGATCGACGCTCAGCCCGTGAGCTGGGCGCAGTTCGTCGAGTTCGTCGACGACGGCGGCTACGACCGTCCCGAACTGTGGCAGCCCGAGGGCTGGCAATGGCTGCAGGACAAGGCCGGCAGCGAGGGCCGCCGCGGCCCGCGCCACGTGGAGCAGATCGGCGTGGCCAGCGGCGCGGTGCTGCAGACCCATTTCGGCCAGGCGGTGCGCATGGCCGGCAGCCAGCCGGCCATGCACCTGAGCTGGTGGGAGGCCGAGGCCTGGGCCCGCTGGGCCGGGCGGCGGCTGGCCACCGAGGTGGAGTGGGAGATCGCGGCCCACACCGCCGTGCGGCGCGGCTTCCGCTGGGGCGACGTGCAGGAATGGATGGCCGGCACGCTGCGGCCCTGGCCCGGTTTCAGCCCCGACCCGTGGGCCGCGTACTCCCAGCCGTGGTTCGGCCAGGCCCGGGTGCTGCGCGGCGCCTCGTTCGCGGCACGGGCGCGCATGAAGCATCCGAAATTCCGCGGCTTCGCGCTGCCCGGGCGCGACGACGGCTTCGTGGGCTTTCGCACCTGCGCACTCTAG